The segment TTTAGGCAACGGCTCTTCTGTGCAGATTCTTGTTTATACGCCAGATTTTGATGGCTTTGAGAATGGTGAGCCACGAACAAAAACGTCTGTGCCAAATAATCCAGCATTTTTATTTAAAATGACAACACCTGAAACGCCAGAGGGTGAAGTAAGCTTTGTTGAAATTATGCAGCCACCTTTAGAGCCACTTGGTGAAAATCAATATCGCATGAAATTTGCTGGAGCAGAAATGCGTGATATGTCAGGTATTACGGTACGTAAAGATCGAACAATTCCTATTTTATTTGTTGGTGGTGTGATCTTTATGCTTGGTGTAGCTATTGGATCATACTGGAATCATCGTCGTTTATGGCTTCAAGTGGAACCAGATGGTCGTGTATTAATGGCTGCCCATGTTAATAAAAACATGTTTAGCATGAAAAAGGACTTAGATGCTGTGACAGCATTTGCTGCATTGCCGTCATATAAAGATCAATTAGAAAATGATGAGGATAGCGAAGAGTCCGCAAATAGTGGTATTAAAGAAAAGGAAGGTGACAACACCTGATGAGTTTGATTGATATAAGTGGTAACCTATTATATATAGCATTCGTTGCTTATTTAATTGCAACATTGCTATTTGGTGGGTCCATTAAACAAGCGAACGCTACTGGTAAGAACACTGGCAAATGGGGCAAGCTTGCTATTGGCGCAACCATTATTGGGTTCTTATCACAGCTTGGCTATTTTATTACCCGTTGGATTTATACAGGCCATGCACCAGTAAGTAATATGTTTGAGTTTACAACTGCCTTTGGTATGTTTATTATTGGTGCATTTATTTTAATTTACTTTATTTATCGTGTAACAGCACTTGGACTAGTTGCATTGCCAATAGCGCTATTAATTATTGCCTATGCAGCAATGTTCCCAAAAGAAGTAAGTCCATTAGTGCCTTCATTACAAAGTCATTGGTTAACGATTCACGTTATTACAGCAGCATTAGGGCAGTCTATTTTAGCGATCAGTGCTGTGGCAGGGCTTATCTATTTATTAAAAGTAGTAGATGTTAAAAAGCCTTCGAAAGAGCGTTTTTGGTTAGAGGCGGTAATGTATACACTTGTTGTAGTGATTGGCTTTGTAATTGTAACGACTACATTTAATGCAATGGATTATGAATCTAGCTACACATATGTTGATAAAGAGGGTGCATCCCATAAAATCACCTATAATATGCCGCCAATTTTTGGGATGCATGAATATGAAGCAATTGAAGAGCATGGTATGTCACCTATCGTTGAAATGCCAGCACTTATTAATGCGAAAAAATTAACAACGGTTGTTTGGTCATTAATCGTAGGTTCTATTTTATATGGATTGATTCGCTTAATCGCACGTCGTCGTATTAGTGCCATTTTCCAACCATTTGTGAAGCGCGTAAATTTACAATTACTTGATGAAATCGGCTATCGTTCAGTGCTTATTGGCTTCCCATTATTCTCTCTAGGTGCTTTAATCTTTGCGATGATCTGGGCACAAATTGCTTGGAGTCGTTTCTGGGGATGGGACCCAAAAGAGGTATGGGCACTTATTACATGGTTATTTTATGCGGCGTTCCTACATTTACGTCTATCAAAAGGCTGGGAAGGTCGAAAATCTGCTTGGCTAGCATTAATTGGTTTCGGTATTATTTTATTTAACCTAATTGCTGTGAACTTAATTCTTGCA is part of the Lysinibacillus sp. FSL K6-0232 genome and harbors:
- the ccsB gene encoding c-type cytochrome biogenesis protein CcsB, translated to MSLIDISGNLLYIAFVAYLIATLLFGGSIKQANATGKNTGKWGKLAIGATIIGFLSQLGYFITRWIYTGHAPVSNMFEFTTAFGMFIIGAFILIYFIYRVTALGLVALPIALLIIAYAAMFPKEVSPLVPSLQSHWLTIHVITAALGQSILAISAVAGLIYLLKVVDVKKPSKERFWLEAVMYTLVVVIGFVIVTTTFNAMDYESSYTYVDKEGASHKITYNMPPIFGMHEYEAIEEHGMSPIVEMPALINAKKLTTVVWSLIVGSILYGLIRLIARRRISAIFQPFVKRVNLQLLDEIGYRSVLIGFPLFSLGALIFAMIWAQIAWSRFWGWDPKEVWALITWLFYAAFLHLRLSKGWEGRKSAWLALIGFGIILFNLIAVNLILAGLHSYA